AACAAAAAACCCAAAAGGAAACTAAACCTACAAAATCAATAACGTATTTGAAACATGTTTAGCCCAACTTAAAACGGTTCGGGCCAAGTTAGACGTAAGGACATACCTTGGATTCACCCGTTTGTTTTAGCTTGTCTGCATGCTTTGTAACACTTTGCAAGAAAAGCATGTGCTTCATCGTGTGTTCTAGCAAAGCATCGATGCTACACTGTTCATATCGAAAAAAACATAAGAAAAGCTTACTTTTTACATGGTACCTCAAGAGTTGAATAAAACAATATAAGAAGTATCCAAACGTATTTTACCTTGGCACTGTTCGGAACGATTTCTCTTAATTCTTTTACACGATCTTGAATCATCTGGCGATCTTTTGGTCTAGGtctagggttttctcccggttTAAGTCTCTTATGATTATAAATGTGTTTAAAAAAAGAGGATACTCATTTGAATGTGACCTAAAGTTTGAAACATTATATTATAGCTGGAGTTAAATAAAAATCagaaataaaataagaaaatcaGAAATACTCCAAtccaaataaaaattaaaaaatcgaTTGACAAACGCATTTCATCAAACAGGCTGCTTGGATGAATATCGATGCTTTAAAGCTCCGGCGTGACACTCCTTGAAGCTTCATGTGGTGAGCATAACATGAAGTTGATgcttttttttaatatttcataAAACACCGTCGAAGAGGTCGAGATGCCCAATTCACTCTACTTGATTTTACATACTTTTTATCAGTATGTTAAGAGAATAGATACATTGAACTTACAGGCCACCAACAGAATCATCGTAAGTCATGTGACTACATAAAAGCGCAATCTGTAACATAAccagttttttttaaaaaaaaaatcatttttagcaCTCCTTTCTCTCCTTTATACTGTTGTGTAGAAACTATTTCACCCAAAGTGTCCAAAGTATTTGAGAACCAAACAGAACATAAATAAGAAAAAAATAGATTTCCAACTTATATTACAGTCATAAATTCAACCTGCAGTATCCTATAACCCAATATGTTTACACCGAAATTTGaccattaaataaataaaaaaaggttATGATATTCCCTTTATTCACATTTATATTCTACAAATTATTTGAGATTATTAAGAGGCTTTATTTTGTTAGAGGATTCGAATTCGACCCATTTACTTATAGATGGGTTAGACCAGTTTGTGTTTCAtctcaaatgggtcaaaacaaacTAAAAGTGGGAATAaggtaaaaaaaaagttaaaagtcACCCACGTTTAACGCATAAAATTTACTTATAGTTTATTCAAATATGTTATTGTTATAATATAGAGACGACCCAACCCCTTTCAATCTTTTATCCAACCAACCCAACCCGTTTTGACATGCACAAAAACTGACCTGCTTGAGTGCTGCCCATTTGACCTGCCCATGTATAAAGTATAAATTCTTGGAAATAATCTGTCATGGTTGACTAACcgatttttttttgtgatttccTTATTAACCAGCTTGCCAATTTTAATCCTTTTTCATATAATAcaaaaaagtaattttttttttttttgcatcaaaGCGCTATTATACTAATTGAaatgtaatgggtcaaaagtagTTTGTGAATTCCATAATAACCAGCTTGcaaatgaccaatttacccttgTCCATTTTCATTACTTTTGTTTGATATCTTATTGAGGAACCAAGACCATAAAATGACCAGAATTAGCCATGTTCTAGTCTTCATGTTAACACTTAGATAAAAAAAATCTTAATGTTGGGGCGAAATGGTAAAAACCCAATAAACAACACCGGTTACCTTTGTTGCATGTAGTATGTATCATGCTCTGATGATCCTTAAGCTAGCATTGGCACCCCAGTCAAGCAGGCTCATTTTAGGTGTCTTCTTTCTTGAACCAAATTGCACAAACCTAAATTTGCCAAAATCAATAGAGTTATAATTAATGTGATAAGGTGGGTGGGTTAGCTAGTGGTTCAAAACGGGCTAGGGTTGAAACAAGCCGTGGTTGGGTTGACCCGGAGACAATTTGTATTCATTATCATTCAAATAAGTAAAAGAGTTGAACTTGTTACctatgtttttattaatattttgagtACAAAGCAGGTTTactttaaaaaaagaaaaaagaatatATTAAGAATGTTCTATAGGAGGCAAATTCAACCCATTTACTTATGAATAAGTCGACCTAAACAAGTTAAAAGTTGCCCAACATACATTATGATAGGTACAAAACGGGTTTTGATCCAATGATTCAATTTAATTGTAATAATACAGATTAATAAAAACTCTGAAATAGGAGAGAGTGTTTGCAGCACAGACCGACTCCACCCAGCCCATTTTTAACCAGCACTAAAAATGACCCATTACAGCTGAACCCCATTTTGACCAATTACCCAAACAGCTATCAGCCTATCAAGAAACTGAATGGGACAATTTGGGTGCCTTTTTATATCAAGTAATCCATACGAAGTCAAACATCCGTTCTTGTATTCAAAATAAATACATCAGGTATTAAAAAAGTTggaaagaaaaatatattttcagaCCATTGCGACCAGTATTGATATTGATCTGTACACAATAAATGACATGGTTTGCCCCCGTTTAACCTGTTACTACTTACTACTTACCAAACCCGACTAACCCACACGTTTTGTCACCTTTTAACTAACCTTTATCAGTCATCGAATTCATCATTTTCATGTATCCTTTTTTATCTTTGCCTGACTTTCTTTTTCACCAGCTTTAGTCATCAACTCTGAACTAATTCCAGGAAGCATTGAGAAAACCTACATGATACACGGAAAATTAAAACATGTAACATAGATAGACCTAAACACTAACTAAAGAAAAAGCAAAGGTGCATGAAAATGCTTTGAGTATGTTTTGAAACTGCTTATACCTAGCGATACTAACAACTGATCTATGAAATTGTATGTGCTTTAATCCAGAGTCAACCAGAAGCTAAACGATATCAAATTAAATATCAATGGTAACCGACCTTCAAGCCTAAATCAAAGTGATTCGAAATTCAACATCATATATAGCAATTAAAAGCCCTAACTACAAAATCGCCATCAATAAACCTAAACTAAAGTCACACAATCGTCAATTAATCCAAAACAGTTGAATAGGAAGAGTAATCGAAATCCAAAGTGGAGTGAGATGAAAACTTTACACAACATTTAGCAAACAATACCATGAAATCTGTTGAAAATTAGAAGTGAAATCGTTTGTTTGGAATCAACAAATCGAATGATTTCAAACTTACAGTCGTGGATTCGGTCTCCCGATTACATCTTCTTTGATTTTGTGCAATGTGTAAACCCTGTTCATACCCATAAATCGCCTGGCAGAGGATAAGAAGGCCGGTGAGTTGGGGATGGGGTGAAAACCCTACCCAATTCCATGATGGATTCGGTGTTAAATAATTGTATGTATGAAACGTATGGGGTAATTGATTTCAGTTGGCGTAATTCATTGAATTCCTTATGGCTGTAGAGATTCAATCATAAAGGTAGAAACGATTCAGGGAATTCAATTGCTGGTATGATGGTGGCTGTCGATTCAGGTGAAGAAATGAAGAAACTGATGATGGTGGCTGTCGATTGTATGGAGAGGAGGATAAAATGGGAAGAAAAATCTAAAAATATAGGTTTTATTTAAGCCTTTTAGTCTGTCCTTTAGTCTGTCATTAGGGCTGTTCAAATCGCTCGTCGCTCGtcgctcgctcgacgctcgttcggaaattactcggaaaatgctcgttcgatttgacgctcggttgtaaacgagccgctctgctcggttcggtttgtaaatgagccaagcatgagcaaaggttcgctcggctcggttcggctcgaattattatctatatctatatatatatataactatataaaGCATCTCCTATGTCTAAAAAAcgtctttttttttaaatggcaTACCAAAAGCTAGAACAAATTCCTATATTTTTAcacttttcttccttttctaCCCTTGTAACCCTTACAGAAGCCTAATTTTCTTTACCATTTTCTTCGGTTACTACCATTACACAACGCAAGTTCAAAGACACTGAAGGGGTTGTGGAAATTTATGAGCGGTTAATGTCATTATTCAACTCTCTTGAGATTCTTCGTGTTCCTTTCTTTAGGCAACAAGCGTCTTAATATCTCCAACCCTAAAGCACACAACCACACCATCCTCCGATGTTACCTACAAATCCTTCTTAACCTTTCCACCTCCTGCTTCACAATCCTCACAATCGATCTCTGCGAGAGAGAAGAAGTGAAAACCGACAAGGAGAAAAGGAGACACCGGCGATGATTCCGGTCACGGATGCGGGGGTTGTTCTGGTCGAGAGCCTAGGTTTTTCAATCTCTACATCCAATCTTGCTTTAGGTATCTCATTTTTAACATAAACAGTCTTTCTTCTAATTTATGATTTTGACATTTTGAAACAGACTTCAAGTAGCATGATCTCACAAATCATTTTTCACTTCAACTTGTTCACCAAGCCACAGATTTCTCACCTAGGGTTCGCACAAATCCCCAAATTGTGTCCAATTTTCAACGATTTCGTTTCTCTAGCACTACAATTGAATCTGAAATGGTAAGTTTTATGATACGATTACGACACTATCTTGTAATTTGATTGTAATTCATATATATTCATCTTCTAATGGTGATCGAAGAATTAGTAATTTTTCTTATTATTCGTTTCGTATACATTACGATCTAAGAATTACTAATTTTTCTTATTATTCGTTTATTACTTTGATAGTTATTTGATATAAAAGTTAGATTATTTTGGGATTCAAAGTGGCGATGGCAGTTACCCGATGGTTACAGCTCCGACCAATGATGGGATGCGGTAGCTTAATCGGCTCATGGTTCCTGATTGAAGGTAATGATTGCTTTTTAAGTTTCGACAATAATAGTTGAAAGGAACCGGTCATCTAAATTGAATTCTGTTGTTGAAGTTTTTTTTATCATTGGATTCTGTAGGAGAAACCAAGATTCTCAACAAAGTGGAAGATGGTAAGACGAGGGTGATTTACTGATTTCGACAAGACCCTAAATTTAATTACAATTATCTTCTTTATTATAGAGGTTATTTTGGTTATTCATGCTTTGTCGTTATGCAGACACTCACTGATGCACTATGCAAAGAGATCGGACCCCATGAACTTAATCTTCAATCAAAGGTTCTTGAAATGTCCTACAACTGCGATGGTAACGCGGTTGGTAATTGGTCAATATGTTGTGCTCCAGATCAAAACAAACAATTTCAGCAATCTTTCAATGCTGTGATCATGACTGTGAGTACATCCATTGGGTAATCTTTTACTATCCATGGCAGAAATTTGGTTAATCTCTTGCATTCTTGAATCTTGATGAAGATATGTTCCCCAATTAGGCCCCACTTGGCAATGTAAAAGAAATGAAGATTACAAAGATCGGAAGTCCATTTCCGCTTAATTTCATACCAGAGGTA
The sequence above is drawn from the Helianthus annuus cultivar XRQ/B chromosome 12, HanXRQr2.0-SUNRISE, whole genome shotgun sequence genome and encodes:
- the LOC110896188 gene encoding protoporphyrinogen oxidase, mitochondrial isoform X1; the encoded protein is MTLTDALCKEIGPHELNLQSKVLEMSYNCDGNAVGNWSICCAPDQNKQFQQSFNAVIMTAPLGNVKEMKITKIGSPFPLNFIPEVSYMPISVIISTFKKENVKQLLEGFGVLVPDKEQKNGLRTLVITLCINMWSIWLEKYNGEPIRSKENTLAGSRNIA
- the LOC110896188 gene encoding protoporphyrinogen oxidase, mitochondrial isoform X2, which translates into the protein MTLTDALCKEIGPHELNLQSKVLEMSYNCDGNAVGNWSICCAPDQNKQFQQSFNAVIMTAPLGNVKEMKITKIGSPFPLNFIPEVSYMPISVIISTFKKENVKQLLEGFGVLVPDKEQKNGLRTLGEINSNNATSTSWDAICTSWVHIWERNV
- the LOC110896188 gene encoding protoporphyrinogen oxidase, mitochondrial isoform X3, which translates into the protein MTLTDALCKEIGPHELNLQSKVLEMSYNCDGNAVGNWSICCAPDQNKQFQQSFNAVIMTAPLGNVKEMKITKIGSPFPLNFIPEVSYMPISVIISTFKKENVKQLLEGFGVLVPDKEQKNGLRTLGELLLSA
- the LOC110896188 gene encoding protoporphyrinogen oxidase, mitochondrial isoform X4, coding for MTLTDALCKEIGPHELNLQSKVLEMSYNCDGNAVGNWSICCAPDQNKQFQQSFNAVIMTAPLGNVKEMKITKIGSPFPLNFIPEVSYMPISVIISTFKKENVKQLLEGFGVLVPDKEQKNGLRTLD